One stretch of Microvirga lotononidis DNA includes these proteins:
- the serA gene encoding phosphoglycerate dehydrogenase, which translates to MSEMFSLQKDKIRVLLLEGVNDSAVELIRGAGYTNLTHLKTALDEAELIEALQGVHLLGIRSRTQLTGKVLQAANRLIAVGCFSVGTNQVDLEAARQAGIPIFNAPFSNTRSVAELVIGEIVMLLRRTFPKSVAAHAGQWDKSAADSHEVRGKTLGIVGYGNIGSQLSYLAEAMGMRVIFFDQTDKLRHGNTEPADSLHALLGQSDVVSLHVPETPATHGMIGKAEIAAMKKGAYLINNSRGTVVDLDALAEALRSGHLRGGAVDVFPVEPASNKEPFVTPLQGLPNVILTPHIGGSTEEAQERIGAEVAKKLVEYSDVGTTVGAVNFPQVQLPSRAAGTRYIHVHRNVPGILGRLNNVFSQRGLNITGQHLQTDGEIGYVVIEAEGLPGQSRETLNEIRALDGTIRARLLYARG; encoded by the coding sequence ATGTCCGAGATGTTCTCTCTTCAGAAAGACAAGATCCGCGTTCTCCTGCTCGAAGGCGTGAACGACAGTGCTGTCGAACTGATCAGAGGCGCCGGCTACACGAACCTGACCCATCTCAAGACGGCCCTGGACGAGGCCGAGCTGATCGAAGCCCTGCAGGGCGTCCATCTGCTGGGCATTCGCTCGCGGACGCAGCTGACGGGCAAGGTCCTGCAAGCGGCCAACAGGTTGATCGCCGTCGGGTGCTTCAGCGTCGGCACCAATCAGGTGGACCTGGAGGCCGCGCGTCAGGCGGGTATCCCGATCTTCAACGCCCCCTTCTCCAACACCCGAAGCGTGGCCGAGCTCGTGATCGGCGAGATCGTGATGTTGCTGCGGCGGACTTTCCCCAAATCCGTGGCGGCTCATGCCGGGCAATGGGATAAATCCGCCGCCGACAGCCACGAGGTCCGCGGCAAGACCCTCGGCATCGTCGGCTACGGCAATATCGGCTCGCAGCTTTCCTACCTGGCCGAGGCAATGGGCATGCGGGTCATCTTCTTCGACCAGACGGACAAGCTCCGTCATGGCAACACGGAGCCCGCCGACAGCCTGCACGCCCTGTTGGGCCAGAGCGACGTGGTCAGCCTGCACGTTCCCGAGACGCCGGCCACCCATGGCATGATCGGCAAGGCCGAGATCGCAGCCATGAAGAAGGGCGCCTATCTCATCAACAACAGCCGCGGCACGGTCGTCGACCTCGACGCGCTGGCCGAGGCCCTGCGGAGCGGCCATCTTCGCGGTGGCGCCGTGGACGTGTTCCCCGTCGAGCCCGCCTCGAACAAGGAACCGTTCGTCACGCCGCTGCAAGGCCTGCCCAACGTTATTCTGACACCGCATATCGGCGGATCGACGGAGGAGGCCCAGGAACGCATCGGCGCCGAGGTCGCGAAGAAGCTCGTCGAATACTCCGATGTCGGCACGACCGTCGGAGCGGTCAACTTCCCGCAGGTTCAGCTGCCGTCCCGTGCAGCGGGGACGCGCTACATCCATGTGCACCGGAACGTGCCCGGCATTCTCGGTCGCCTCAACAACGTCTTCTCGCAGCGCGGCCTCAACATCACGGGCCAGCATCTGCAGACGGACGGCGAGATCGGCTACGTGGTGATCGAAGCGGAAGGGCTCCCCGGGCAAAGCCGCGAAACCCTCAACGAGATCCGTGCTCTTGATGGAACCATCCGGGCACGGCTGCTCTATGCCAGAGGATAA
- a CDS encoding phospholipase D-like domain-containing protein has product MIVADVQLLEQATSRQALDRVPAVKPPAAPILRPGQNCWRVAEADRASVLIDGAAYFANLEAALRKARRSILIIGWDFDGSIRLRPDVGIEESPQLGPLLRSLVNEWPDLEVRILVWSVAVVHAPGAPGPLIFGADWQDHPRLQLRLDTHHPLYAAHHQKIVCIDDSLAFIGGMDLTVERWDTSRHACDDPTRLKDDGTIYEPVHDLQMAVDGDAARAIAEVGYGRWKFATGEELAPAPSATPPWPDGLVPDFRHAPVAIARTYPAWGEQPAANEAAALTLDALSAAKKTIYIEAQYMTAPYVGDVLERRLADPDGPEVVVVQTHESHGWAEELVMGTNRDRLIRRLRRCDHHGRLRVYYPVIPNGNGGECQVLIHSKLIIVDDVFVRIGSSNLNNRSIGLDSECDAAIEATTDEMRRTIVALRNRLLAEHLDVAPKTFDRALYAHGGSVIAAVEELNTNIRGLRAFQAMTDDGPAVPAAGTGLLDPLEPFDPLSLFKRSKE; this is encoded by the coding sequence ATGATCGTGGCTGACGTGCAACTTCTGGAACAAGCGACAAGCAGGCAGGCCCTCGACAGGGTTCCGGCGGTGAAACCTCCCGCGGCTCCGATCCTGCGCCCGGGGCAGAATTGCTGGCGTGTGGCCGAGGCCGACCGGGCGAGCGTCCTGATCGACGGCGCCGCCTATTTCGCCAATCTCGAAGCCGCCCTGCGCAAGGCTCGCCGCTCGATTCTCATCATCGGATGGGATTTCGACGGCAGCATTCGCCTCAGGCCCGATGTCGGCATCGAGGAATCGCCGCAGCTCGGTCCCCTGCTCCGCTCGCTCGTCAACGAGTGGCCCGACCTCGAGGTGAGGATTCTCGTCTGGAGCGTCGCGGTCGTTCATGCGCCTGGCGCGCCGGGCCCTCTCATCTTCGGGGCCGACTGGCAGGACCATCCGCGCCTGCAGCTTAGGCTCGACACCCATCACCCGCTCTATGCCGCCCACCATCAGAAGATCGTCTGCATCGACGACAGCCTGGCCTTCATCGGCGGCATGGACCTGACCGTCGAGCGTTGGGACACCTCCCGCCATGCCTGCGATGACCCGACCCGCCTGAAGGACGACGGGACCATCTACGAGCCCGTTCACGATCTCCAGATGGCGGTGGACGGCGACGCGGCGCGGGCCATTGCCGAGGTCGGTTACGGGCGCTGGAAATTCGCCACCGGCGAAGAGCTCGCGCCGGCTCCGAGCGCAACGCCCCCCTGGCCCGACGGCCTCGTTCCCGATTTCCGCCATGCACCGGTCGCCATCGCCCGCACCTATCCGGCCTGGGGCGAGCAGCCTGCCGCCAACGAGGCGGCGGCGCTCACGCTGGATGCGCTCTCGGCCGCCAAGAAGACGATCTACATTGAGGCGCAGTACATGACGGCACCCTATGTGGGCGACGTGCTGGAGCGGCGTCTTGCCGATCCGGACGGGCCCGAGGTCGTGGTCGTCCAGACCCATGAATCCCACGGCTGGGCCGAGGAGCTCGTCATGGGCACCAACCGGGACCGGCTGATCCGCCGCCTGCGCCGATGCGACCATCATGGCCGCCTGCGGGTCTATTACCCGGTCATTCCCAACGGAAATGGCGGGGAATGCCAGGTGCTGATCCATTCCAAGCTCATCATCGTCGATGACGTCTTTGTCCGCATCGGCTCCTCGAACCTGAACAACCGCTCCATCGGTCTCGACAGCGAATGCGACGCCGCCATCGAGGCTACGACGGACGAGATGCGCCGGACCATCGTGGCCCTTCGCAACCGCCTCCTCGCGGAGCATCTGGACGTGGCTCCCAAGACGTTCGACCGGGCTCTCTATGCCCATGGCGGCTCCGTCATCGCGGCCGTCGAAGAGCTCAACACGAACATCCGCGGCCTTCGCGCCTTCCAGGCCATGACGGATGACGGTCCTGCCGTCCCGGCGGCGGGCACGGGGCTCCTCGATCCGCTCGAACCCTTCGATCCCCTGTCCCTGTTCAAGCGCAGCAAGGAATAG
- a CDS encoding M20/M25/M40 family metallo-hydrolase, with translation MLPKESLWRAREDLRRLVGIPSVSARGERLSDCAQAVRDLLAGAGFEAEVCTGEIGPFVVGEIGDGPLTVMIYNHYDVQPEDPVDLWHSPPFELSERDGRWYGRGVADDKGEFVSRLEGWRLFRERHPGPLPFRIIWLVDGEEEIGSPSLEGFLKRRFSGVTADICWWEYGEIDSSGHPVILCGFKGVMAVELRCRTARADLHSSLGAVFDNPLWRLAAATASLRDGSGRVLIDGFYDTVRQPTQQERDLATVPPFSFDSLARATGGQRVLDGIDGASFYAAMNFAPCMNVNGFSGGYAGEGAKTVLPAEGSVKIDFRLVPDQDPQHVVSLLRAHLDRQGFEDIELIVHDANVKPVRSSTDHWFIQDAKELLERHFGRPVIVQPSSPASGTSHPFVEQLGANIVGIGLTHHGAMLHSPNENIIVAQFEAMIACSADIFQRLLERANGTRANDTSPMDGGAP, from the coding sequence ATGCTGCCGAAAGAGAGCCTTTGGCGGGCAAGAGAGGATCTGAGGCGCCTCGTCGGCATCCCGTCCGTGAGTGCGCGCGGGGAGCGTCTTTCCGACTGCGCCCAAGCGGTCCGTGATCTGCTCGCCGGAGCCGGTTTCGAGGCGGAGGTCTGCACTGGGGAAATCGGGCCGTTCGTCGTGGGCGAGATCGGCGACGGCCCCCTGACCGTCATGATCTACAATCATTACGACGTGCAGCCCGAGGATCCGGTGGATTTGTGGCACAGCCCGCCGTTCGAACTGAGCGAGCGCGACGGGCGCTGGTATGGACGCGGCGTTGCCGACGACAAGGGCGAGTTCGTCAGCCGTCTCGAAGGCTGGCGCCTGTTCCGGGAGCGGCATCCGGGCCCCTTGCCCTTCAGGATCATCTGGCTCGTCGACGGCGAGGAGGAGATCGGCAGTCCGTCGCTCGAGGGGTTCCTGAAGAGGCGCTTCTCCGGCGTGACGGCGGACATCTGCTGGTGGGAATATGGCGAGATCGACTCGAGCGGCCACCCCGTCATCCTCTGCGGTTTCAAGGGGGTGATGGCCGTCGAGCTGCGCTGCAGGACGGCGAGAGCCGATCTGCATTCGAGCCTGGGCGCCGTGTTCGACAATCCGCTCTGGCGGCTCGCGGCCGCGACAGCCTCCTTGCGCGACGGTTCCGGCCGTGTGCTGATCGACGGCTTCTACGATACGGTCCGGCAGCCCACGCAGCAGGAACGGGATCTTGCCACCGTGCCGCCATTCTCGTTCGACAGCTTGGCTCGGGCGACGGGCGGGCAGCGGGTTCTCGATGGCATCGACGGAGCCAGTTTCTACGCGGCGATGAACTTCGCGCCGTGCATGAACGTGAACGGCTTCTCCGGTGGCTATGCGGGCGAGGGCGCGAAGACCGTGCTGCCGGCCGAAGGCTCCGTCAAAATCGATTTCCGCCTTGTCCCCGATCAGGATCCGCAGCACGTCGTAAGCCTTCTTCGCGCGCATCTCGACCGGCAAGGTTTCGAGGATATCGAGCTCATCGTTCACGATGCCAATGTGAAGCCTGTCAGGTCGTCGACGGACCATTGGTTCATTCAGGACGCGAAGGAGCTTCTGGAGCGGCATTTCGGGCGGCCCGTCATCGTGCAGCCGAGTTCGCCCGCATCCGGGACGTCGCATCCCTTCGTCGAGCAGCTCGGCGCGAATATCGTCGGCATCGGCCTCACGCATCACGGTGCCATGCTCCACTCGCCGAACGAGAACATCATCGTCGCGCAGTTCGAGGCGATGATCGCCTGTTCCGCGGACATCTTTCAAAGGCTCTTGGAACGCGCGAACGGGACAAGGGCGAACGATACGTCTCCGATGGATGGAGGAGCGCCATGA
- a CDS encoding O-antigen ligase family protein, producing MIADAKGDHEQDHVGDPQKTVSVDDISPRSVAGRQKRLGVHLDNIGHGFIVLLPIAMVVANRSSPLLLACAAFFVLASRLASGAIGSDRSPFKNVRPGVLLLVLCGIAYPLISLSWAIGPAVGLFSWGEAVLPAVSSAALIMSWRAAPPPQWMAKALAWTMLIAAGLIAVELLLKFPLRRFLPERIGGFIHNRPVVTILLLLAPVLVLVDFRSHRMLCSALLLIGIGTIFVSDSEAAKLGSLVAVGTFALSYAPFIWVKRFLTVVLLGLIWMQPFFGSAMRNLPESVVEATKAGHSRERIALWQAFSDVTHHFPVLGTGFSSSPHMARHPVAAQIDPAYRPMLRVGHPHNAFLQVWVELGAVGALLLSALVLWVLRCLSGAPEDVRRVGLMTLMTASAIALVSHGAWQGWWIAAVTLAAALLTIRPVQPKPME from the coding sequence ATGATTGCGGATGCTAAAGGGGACCATGAGCAAGACCATGTCGGCGATCCGCAGAAGACTGTAAGCGTGGACGATATTTCCCCAAGATCCGTTGCCGGCAGGCAGAAGAGGCTCGGAGTTCATCTGGACAATATCGGCCATGGATTCATCGTTCTCCTGCCGATAGCGATGGTGGTCGCCAATCGCTCCTCGCCATTGTTGCTGGCTTGCGCGGCCTTCTTCGTGCTTGCTTCACGCTTGGCCTCTGGTGCGATCGGATCCGATCGATCGCCGTTCAAGAATGTGCGACCGGGCGTCCTGCTCCTCGTGCTCTGCGGGATTGCCTATCCGCTGATCTCTCTCAGCTGGGCGATTGGTCCGGCTGTCGGCTTGTTTTCCTGGGGTGAGGCCGTGCTGCCTGCCGTGTCGAGCGCGGCCCTGATCATGAGCTGGCGTGCCGCTCCTCCGCCGCAATGGATGGCGAAAGCCCTCGCATGGACGATGCTGATCGCCGCAGGACTGATCGCAGTCGAGCTTCTGCTCAAATTCCCATTGAGACGATTTCTGCCCGAGCGCATTGGCGGTTTCATTCACAACAGGCCTGTGGTGACGATTTTGCTCCTGCTGGCGCCCGTTCTCGTTCTGGTCGATTTTCGCTCGCATCGCATGCTCTGCTCGGCGCTGCTGCTCATCGGTATAGGCACCATCTTCGTCTCCGACAGCGAGGCCGCAAAGCTCGGCTCGCTGGTTGCGGTGGGAACCTTTGCGCTGAGCTACGCCCCGTTCATCTGGGTCAAGCGGTTTCTGACGGTCGTCCTCCTCGGCCTGATCTGGATGCAGCCCTTTTTCGGGAGCGCCATGAGGAATTTGCCCGAATCCGTGGTCGAGGCGACCAAGGCCGGCCATTCGCGGGAGCGCATTGCCCTGTGGCAGGCGTTCAGCGACGTCACGCACCACTTCCCGGTCCTCGGAACAGGCTTCTCGTCCTCGCCGCACATGGCCCGCCATCCGGTCGCGGCGCAGATCGACCCTGCCTACCGTCCAATGCTCAGGGTCGGCCATCCTCATAACGCCTTCCTGCAGGTCTGGGTCGAACTGGGGGCCGTAGGCGCCCTGCTTCTGTCCGCTCTCGTCCTGTGGGTTCTGAGGTGCCTTTCGGGCGCACCGGAGGATGTCCGGCGGGTGGGCCTGATGACTCTTATGACGGCGAGCGCCATCGCCCTCGTCAGCCACGGCGCGTGGCAGGGGTGGTGGATTGCCGCCGTCACCCTCGCAGCCGCACTCCTGACCATCCGCCCCGTCCAGCCGAAACCTATGGAATGA
- a CDS encoding pyridoxal-phosphate dependent enzyme, which yields MTSIVFESAARSVQSRRRIRHHIYETPLLPSRRIGIETGSSVFFKAENFQLTGSFKIRGAASKMTALGSDRAVITASSGNHGIASAQAASSIGQALTVVLPENVAPAKLERIRSFNVDVILHGAESGLAELHAQQEAASRGLVYVSPYNDPEIVAGQGTIGLELLEQAESIDNVFVAMGGGGLIGGIGSVLKSFSPQTRVFGVAARNSAALAASIIAGRVVETEHFDTLADGVAGGIDEDSMTLPLAMSVIDEVVTCTEAEIAGALKDLALKENQIVEGAAALALAGFLKVAERCKGQRNVIVLCGANFDRDKIFSVLNG from the coding sequence ATGACCAGCATCGTTTTCGAGTCCGCCGCGCGGTCGGTTCAGTCGCGTCGACGCATTCGCCACCATATCTATGAGACGCCTCTTCTGCCGTCCCGCCGGATCGGGATCGAGACGGGATCATCCGTCTTCTTCAAGGCCGAAAATTTTCAGCTGACCGGCTCCTTCAAGATCCGAGGTGCGGCGAGCAAGATGACGGCGCTCGGGAGCGACCGCGCGGTCATCACCGCGTCCTCCGGCAATCACGGCATCGCATCGGCGCAGGCGGCGAGCTCGATCGGTCAGGCCTTGACCGTCGTGCTGCCTGAGAACGTCGCCCCGGCGAAACTCGAACGGATCCGCTCGTTCAACGTCGATGTGATCCTGCACGGCGCCGAGAGCGGGCTCGCGGAACTTCATGCCCAGCAGGAAGCTGCTTCGCGCGGCCTCGTCTATGTCTCTCCCTACAACGATCCCGAGATCGTGGCCGGGCAGGGGACCATCGGATTGGAGCTGCTGGAGCAGGCCGAGAGCATCGACAATGTCTTCGTCGCCATGGGGGGAGGCGGGCTGATCGGCGGCATCGGTTCCGTTCTCAAGAGCTTCAGTCCGCAGACCCGTGTCTTCGGTGTGGCGGCTCGAAACTCCGCTGCGCTGGCCGCTTCGATCATCGCCGGGCGCGTGGTCGAAACCGAGCATTTCGACACGCTCGCCGATGGCGTTGCCGGCGGCATCGATGAGGACAGCATGACCCTGCCCCTGGCCATGTCCGTCATCGACGAGGTCGTGACCTGTACCGAGGCCGAGATTGCCGGCGCTCTCAAGGATCTGGCCTTGAAGGAAAACCAAATCGTCGAGGGCGCGGCGGCCCTCGCCCTGGCCGGGTTCCTCAAAGTTGCCGAACGCTGCAAAGGACAGAGGAACGTCATCGTTCTGTGCGGGGCGAATTTCGACCGCGATAAGATTTTCTCTGTCCTGAACGGTTAG
- a CDS encoding Rossmann-fold NAD(P)-binding domain-containing protein — translation MVTASSITFLDLAQIEERLKGLDLVGLMEGAFAAFSRGEAVVPAPGELLLEEPPGEVHIKYGYLTSGDTYVIKIASGFWNNPARGLSSSDGLLLVFRKDTGELAAVLNDRGRLTDLRTAAAGAVAAKHLAPETVEPIGVLGCGIQAELQVQLLQSVRPCRNIVVWGRNPERASAYARRMQEKDFSVEVASSPAEVASRCRLIVTATASPSPLLVWRDLQPGTHITAIGADSADKQELDASIIHNADIVVTDSRVQAQSRGELGHAYGGDPSAMNTVAEIGEIVMGKARGRETADQITVSAFSGLAVQDIAIASAVLKHS, via the coding sequence ATGGTGACTGCATCCTCCATCACCTTTCTCGATCTCGCGCAGATCGAAGAACGCCTGAAAGGTCTCGATCTGGTCGGTCTGATGGAAGGGGCTTTCGCGGCCTTCTCCCGCGGCGAGGCCGTGGTGCCGGCACCCGGTGAGCTATTGCTCGAAGAACCGCCGGGAGAGGTGCACATCAAATATGGGTATCTGACCAGCGGCGATACCTATGTGATCAAGATCGCTTCGGGGTTCTGGAACAATCCCGCACGGGGCCTCAGCAGCAGCGACGGGCTGCTCCTCGTCTTCAGGAAGGACACGGGAGAGCTGGCGGCGGTGCTGAATGATCGCGGCCGGCTGACGGATCTGCGCACGGCCGCCGCCGGTGCCGTCGCGGCGAAGCACTTGGCGCCTGAGACGGTGGAACCCATCGGCGTGCTCGGGTGCGGCATCCAGGCGGAGCTTCAGGTGCAACTGCTGCAATCCGTCAGGCCCTGCCGCAATATCGTGGTCTGGGGGCGCAATCCTGAACGGGCTTCGGCCTATGCGCGACGGATGCAGGAGAAGGATTTCTCCGTCGAGGTCGCATCGTCGCCGGCAGAGGTCGCGTCCCGTTGTCGGTTGATCGTCACGGCGACCGCCAGCCCGTCGCCGCTGCTCGTATGGCGTGATCTCCAGCCCGGTACACACATCACTGCCATCGGTGCCGACAGTGCCGACAAGCAGGAGCTGGATGCATCGATCATCCACAATGCCGATATCGTCGTGACGGATAGCAGGGTTCAGGCTCAGTCAAGAGGCGAGCTCGGACATGCCTACGGGGGCGATCCGTCAGCCATGAATACCGTGGCCGAGATCGGTGAGATCGTCATGGGCAAGGCGAGAGGCCGTGAGACGGCGGACCAGATCACCGTTTCTGCATTCTCGGGGCTGGCCGTCCAGGATATCGCGATCGCGTCGGCCGTTCTGAAGCATTCGTGA
- a CDS encoding endonuclease/exonuclease/phosphatase family protein → MPRILTYNVHRCLGTDGRLSPSRIADVIAAYEPDVVALQELDVGRLRTGGIDQAHAIAQALGMQVHFHASLKVLEEEYGNAILTHRPSQLVKAEALPGWVRKPGLEPRGALWASVRIGGSDVQVINTHLGLRRHERLAQIDTLLGPRWLGHQACRDPVLLVGDLNATPRSRAYRRLASHLCDAQAQIRLPRPRPTFPSRLPMLRIDHVFVSRSVRVLRVETVRTPLARVASDHLPLLVEFEIAQGLGHRSALAHAQE, encoded by the coding sequence GTGCCGCGAATTCTGACCTATAACGTGCACCGCTGTCTCGGGACGGATGGCCGGCTCTCCCCATCCCGGATCGCCGATGTGATCGCCGCTTACGAGCCGGATGTGGTTGCCCTTCAGGAACTCGACGTGGGGCGCCTGCGCACGGGCGGCATCGACCAGGCTCACGCGATCGCGCAGGCACTCGGGATGCAAGTGCATTTCCATGCCAGCCTGAAGGTGCTCGAGGAGGAATACGGCAACGCCATTCTGACCCACAGGCCCTCGCAGCTCGTGAAGGCGGAAGCGCTGCCGGGATGGGTGCGCAAGCCCGGCTTGGAGCCAAGGGGGGCCCTCTGGGCCTCTGTCCGGATCGGCGGCAGCGACGTTCAGGTGATCAACACCCATCTGGGTCTGCGCCGGCATGAGCGACTGGCCCAGATCGACACTTTGCTGGGGCCGCGATGGCTCGGGCACCAAGCCTGCCGGGACCCGGTGCTCCTGGTCGGCGATCTCAACGCCACGCCTCGGTCCAGGGCCTACCGTCGGCTGGCCTCGCACCTGTGCGACGCGCAGGCTCAGATCCGGCTTCCCCGGCCCAGGCCGACCTTTCCCTCCCGGTTGCCGATGTTGCGCATCGACCACGTCTTCGTCAGCCGCTCCGTGCGCGTCCTGCGGGTCGAGACCGTTCGGACGCCGCTTGCCCGCGTCGCCTCGGATCACCTGCCGCTCCTCGTCGAGTTTGAGATCGCCCAGGGCCTAGGGCACAGATCCGCCCTTGCTCATGCACAGGAATAA
- a CDS encoding putative bifunctional lysylphosphatidylglycerol flippase/synthetase, which yields MRNWKYVIAVAAIGLAAFLLYRTLSRYSLDQLVAAVTAVPGPRLLGAMGFAAASYLSLTLFDYLALHYVKRPLPYRQTALASFTALSLGHNIGLAALSSGAVRYRFYDRWGLKAAEVAKVIVFCGITVGLGLLVLGGAALMLRSGLAVEITGLTRPVVLALGAGCLALPTLYLILAAFVRKPLTIRRWSLEMPPLRLAIGQVLVGSVNFAFVAACLHQTLAAVADVAYPGVASVYVIANATALVSHVPGGLGVIESVVMYLLPQADLIGPLLVFRFVYFLVPLVLGSILLAVTELVYRRRAGAYVADGIGANA from the coding sequence ATGCGGAACTGGAAATACGTGATTGCCGTGGCGGCCATCGGCCTTGCGGCGTTCCTTCTTTACCGCACCCTCAGCCGTTACAGCCTGGACCAGCTGGTCGCCGCCGTGACGGCCGTTCCCGGGCCACGGCTCCTGGGTGCCATGGGTTTCGCCGCCGCGAGCTACCTGTCCCTGACCCTCTTCGACTATCTCGCCCTGCATTACGTAAAGCGGCCATTGCCGTACCGACAGACAGCCCTGGCCTCGTTCACGGCCCTGTCCCTCGGGCACAATATCGGGTTGGCCGCCTTGAGCAGCGGGGCGGTCCGCTACCGCTTCTACGACCGCTGGGGCCTGAAAGCCGCCGAGGTCGCCAAGGTGATCGTCTTCTGCGGAATCACGGTCGGCTTGGGCCTTCTGGTTCTCGGGGGAGCGGCCCTCATGCTGCGCTCCGGGCTGGCGGTGGAGATCACGGGACTGACCCGGCCCGTCGTCCTTGCCCTAGGGGCCGGCTGCCTCGCGCTTCCCACCCTGTACCTGATCCTGGCGGCCTTCGTCCGAAAGCCCCTGACGATCCGGCGCTGGTCGCTTGAGATGCCTCCCCTCAGGCTTGCCATCGGGCAGGTCCTGGTCGGATCCGTCAACTTCGCCTTCGTGGCCGCCTGCCTTCACCAGACGCTCGCTGCCGTGGCCGACGTGGCTTATCCGGGGGTGGCATCGGTCTATGTGATCGCCAATGCGACGGCCCTGGTCAGCCATGTTCCCGGCGGTCTCGGGGTCATCGAGAGCGTCGTCATGTATCTGCTGCCGCAGGCCGACCTGATCGGGCCGCTTCTGGTGTTCCGGTTCGTCTATTTCCTCGTGCCGCTCGTCCTCGGCAGCATCCTGCTCGCGGTCACTGAACTCGTCTACCGGCGCAGGGCCGGGGCCTATGTGGCCGATGGCATCGGCGCGAATGCGTGA
- the glgC gene encoding glucose-1-phosphate adenylyltransferase, with protein MPNSSVTNAPLARHAMAYILAGGRGSRLMELTDIRAKPAVYFGGNTRIIDFALSNALNSGIRRIGVATQYKAHSLIRHLQRGWNFFRAERNESFDILPASQRVSETMWYEGTADAVYQNIDIISSIDPEYIIILAGDHVYKMDYEIMLRQHVDSGADVTVGCLEVPRMEAVGFGVMAVDETDRIISFLEKPADPPGMPDKPHMALASMGIYVFNTRFLFEQLRRDAETPGSNRDFGKDIIPYLVQYGKAVAHRFTSSCVRSGAEAGGSDAEAYWRDVGTVDAYWEANIDLTAIVPSLDLYDRDWPISTFSETWPPAKFVHDEDGRRGHAINSLVSSGCIVSGAALRRSLVFTAVHLHSHADVEGAVILPFVEIGRGARLRNVVIDRGVRIPDGLVVGEDPELDARRFRRTEKGVSLITKPMIERLAE; from the coding sequence TTGCCTAATTCCAGCGTTACGAATGCCCCTCTCGCCCGCCATGCGATGGCTTACATTCTCGCCGGCGGACGCGGCAGCCGCCTGATGGAGTTGACCGACATCCGCGCCAAGCCCGCCGTTTATTTCGGCGGCAATACGCGGATCATCGACTTCGCCCTATCCAACGCCCTGAACTCCGGCATCCGGCGCATCGGCGTGGCCACGCAGTACAAGGCGCACAGCCTCATCCGGCATCTCCAGCGAGGCTGGAACTTCTTCCGCGCCGAACGGAACGAGAGCTTCGACATCCTGCCCGCCAGCCAGCGCGTCTCCGAGACGATGTGGTACGAGGGCACGGCCGATGCGGTGTACCAGAACATCGACATCATCTCGAGCATCGACCCGGAATACATCATCATTCTTGCGGGCGACCACGTCTACAAGATGGATTACGAGATCATGCTGCGGCAGCACGTCGATTCAGGAGCCGACGTCACCGTCGGCTGCCTCGAGGTGCCGCGTATGGAGGCGGTTGGTTTCGGGGTGATGGCCGTCGACGAGACGGACCGCATCATCTCGTTCCTGGAAAAGCCCGCCGATCCTCCGGGCATGCCCGACAAGCCTCACATGGCGCTGGCCAGCATGGGCATCTACGTCTTCAACACCCGGTTCCTGTTCGAGCAGTTGCGCCGCGACGCGGAAACGCCCGGCTCGAACCGGGATTTCGGCAAGGACATCATCCCCTATCTGGTGCAGTACGGGAAAGCCGTGGCCCATCGCTTCACCAGTTCCTGCGTCCGTTCGGGCGCCGAGGCCGGGGGGAGCGACGCGGAAGCCTATTGGCGCGATGTGGGAACGGTCGACGCCTACTGGGAGGCCAACATCGATCTCACGGCCATCGTCCCGTCGCTCGATCTCTACGATCGCGACTGGCCGATCTCGACCTTCTCTGAGACATGGCCGCCGGCGAAATTCGTTCACGACGAGGACGGACGCCGTGGGCACGCGATCAATTCGCTGGTTTCCAGCGGCTGCATCGTATCCGGCGCGGCCCTGCGACGGTCCCTCGTATTCACGGCGGTGCATCTGCATTCCCATGCCGATGTGGAGGGCGCGGTCATTCTTCCCTTCGTGGAAATCGGTCGCGGCGCACGGCTGCGAAACGTGGTCATCGACCGCGGTGTCCGCATCCCCGATGGATTGGTGGTGGGCGAGGATCCCGAGTTGGATGCCCGACGCTTCCGGCGCACCGAGAAAGGCGTCAGCCTCATCACCAAGCCGATGATCGAGAGATTGGCGGAATGA
- a CDS encoding DUF2934 domain-containing protein — MDKQIEERIRERAYELWMRHGSIHGRADEYWYQAEQEVLGGGSETEGTKAPIVDPAPLGMTSMTADEELSSPAAPKTRRKRSPAAAPAADAAPGADGGEAPLAAPKRRRTTRAT, encoded by the coding sequence ATGGACAAGCAAATCGAAGAACGAATCCGTGAAAGGGCATACGAGCTCTGGATGCGGCACGGGAGCATTCACGGCCGCGCCGATGAATATTGGTATCAGGCCGAGCAGGAAGTTCTCGGTGGGGGCAGCGAGACGGAAGGCACTAAGGCGCCGATCGTCGATCCGGCGCCATTGGGCATGACAAGCATGACGGCGGATGAAGAGCTCTCCAGCCCAGCGGCTCCGAAGACTCGCAGGAAGCGCAGTCCCGCGGCTGCTCCTGCGGCTGATGCAGCGCCCGGCGCGGACGGCGGCGAGGCGCCTCTCGCGGCGCCGAAGCGCAGGCGCACAACGCGTGCGACCTGA